CTCGAACGCTAGCAATGGGGGTGCAGGCATACTGATTCAAGGGCCCAAGGGAGTGGAGATTGAGGTAGCAACTCGCCTATCTTTTTTAGTGACCAATAATGAGGCGGAATACGAGGCACTCATATTGGGACTAGAGCTCGCACACGAGGCCGGAGCTAGGGATTTGGAAGTTTTCACAGATTCCCAGTTGATCGCCTTGCAAATCGAAGGGACTTATGAGACAAGGGAAAAAACGATGACGTCTTATAAAGAAATTGTAAAACAGCTGATGAACAAGTTTGATAAATGTTCTATTTTACAGGTTCCAAGAGTAGAAAACGATAAGGCGGATGCGTTATCCAAATTCGGGGCCGCGATGGAAGGAATTAGAGATCGCAAAATCACAGCATTGGTGCGCGAGCGATCAGCCCTAGCAAGCAGGACTGAGGTGCAAGTGGTCTCCGAGGCTGGGTCATGGAAAGACGAAATCATCAAATACCTGGAAAATGAGATCCTCCCTACCGATTCCGTTGCTGCGAAAAGGGTAAAATTTTGAGCTACACGATTCACTATGCTGTCAGGGCAGCTATACAAGCGAGTGCTGGACGGGCCCCTCCTGAAATGCCTGGACGAAGAAAGAGCTTTATACGTGATGCGCGAAATCCACGAAGGGAGCTGTGGTAATCACTCAGGTGCGAGATCGCTGGCTCAGAAGATAGTACGACAGGGATTCTACTGGCCCTCGTTAGTAAAGGATTCCAACGAGCTGGTGAAAAAGTGCGAAAGCTGCCAGAAATATACCTCTCTGATACACCAACCAGCGACCTCGATGGAGCCGATCAAAATAGCTTGTCCGTTCGACCAGTGGGGAATCGGCATCGTTGAACCCTTTCCACCAGCACAGGCCCAAAAGAAGTTCATCATCATAGCAGTGGAATACTTCACCAAGTGGGTCGAAGCAGAGGCCGTCGCCAAGATATCTGAAAAAGAAGTTATCAACTTCATCTGGAAAAATATCATCTGCAGGTTTGGGTTACCAAGGATTTAATTTCTGACAATGGTACTCAATTTCAGGGAATAAAAATCACTAAATGGTGCAAGGAACTCAAGATCGCACAGCATTTCACAGCAGTCGCGAACCCGCAAGCCAACGGGCAGATGGAGGTAACTAACAGAACGATCCTGCAGCACTTGAAAACATGACTGGAAAATAAAGGATCGTGGGTCGATGAGCTGCCTGGAGTACTATGGGCGTATCGGACGACACCGCGAACTGCTACGGGTGAGTCCCCTTCTGCTTGGTGTACGGAACAGAAGCTATTATCCCAGCAGAAATCGGTGAGGAGTCTCAAAGGGTCGCAATGTATGACCCTGAAACTAATCAGGACGAGTAACGCTTCGACCTCACAGTGATTGAAGAGAAGAGAGATGCAGCATATGCTAGAATCCTGCACCACAAGGGGTTGATGATGAAAAGCCACGATCGCAGAATTCGACCATGGCGACTTTAGGTGGGAAATCTCGTACTGAAAAAGGTAGAAGCCTCTAAACATGTGGGTAAGCTGGAACCACCATTGGAGGGGCCATACAAGGTGACTGAgattaagaaaaaagggaCATATAGGCTGCAAGATATGCAGGGACGAAATCTGCCACGCCCTTCGAACATACAGAATTTGAAGAAGTTTTATGCATGAGCTTGGGAGTTCGAATtgggagcctgtgaaaggccatcaactgcgACAAGATCGCACTACTGGGAGCCTGTGAAAGACCGTCAACTACGACAAGATCGCACTACTGGGAACCtgcgaaaggccatcaactgcgACAAGATCGCACTATtgggagcctgtgaaaggccatcaaacTACTACAAGATCGCACTCAAGGAAACTGAAAGGCCGCTAGCTACGAAGATCGCATTTGAGGGATTATCCGAGTTTGAAAGTTCACATCAAAGTTATGAAGCCcgaattttttgtattagaaaacAATCATTAAAACCTGTACAAACTATAATTTCTCTGGAGCAATTTTAAGAAATCAATTTGTCTTTTCGTATTACGTTGATTCGAAAATTGTGTGCATTTTATGCTTTGTCTTTATCTGCTATTAAATTCTTCGAAGTACTacacgcgaactgaaaaagacacGTTCAACtcgtgcgatctgaaaaagatgcactctccgtgccaactgaaaaagaggcatccAACTacacgcgaactgaaaaagacgcgttcCACtcgtgcgatctgaaaaagatgcactctCCGTGCCAACTAAAAACAAGGCACCCAATTACACGCGAATTGAAAAAGACGCGTTCAACtcgtgcgatctgaaaaagatgcactcttcgtgccaactgaaaaagagccACCCAACTAAAcacgacctgaaaaaggtgtGATATGGCGTCTAAAAAGGGCCATTATTATGCAATCTGAAAATGATGCATTCTACAATTAAAAGAGAAGCATCCAATAAACTGAAATAGAAGTGAGCGAATGTGTGAGTTGTCAAAAGATGATATCCATTTGCAGGGCAATGTCAAAAAACCCATGCCCCAagatcaattttcaaaaattacagtCAAAAGTTGTTCCCCAGAGTTTACAATTCAACAGGAAGAATTgttcaaacaaaattagagCTCTATTACAAAACGTTTCGAAGCCAGGTCGCATCAAGCATCATCCTCAGCTTCCAGCTCTTCCCTCAGAGCAGCGAGCTCGTCGTCCTTGAGGTCAGGCTCAGCAGGGTAGGGTTGGAGCTTGCCATCAAGCGTGATGTCCAATTGACTGCGATCAAAAGACTCTTGAAATCCGCCAAGCTTCTCAATTTGAGCCTCACAGGTCTTATAGCCTTTGGCGAAAGAATCAGCAGATTTGATCTCCAGGGCAGTCGTGAAAGTGTCCGTCTTCAAGAAATCGCGGACTGTGGACATTCGAGAGCTGGCCAAGATTTGGTGATGTTCTTCTACAGTGATGCGACCAGCTTGGCCTTCCTCCAAACCCCGTTTATGGCCTTCTACCATGCCGACCTCCCTCCCGGCATCGAAACCCTCTTTCTTCCCATCTGCGAGCACGACCTCTTTGGCCTTCTCCGCTTCTGCGAGTTGGCTCTTCAACCCTTGGTTCTCCTCAAGCAGAATCTGCATTTCATCTGCGTGCTTAAGATCCATTGCGTCCCTCTTCTCCAGCTCGGTGGAAAGCTCCTTTACCTTCTTCTTGGAGACCATGTGGTTCCAATGGTAGCTCATGCACCTCATCAAAAGGCCACGGAGGAAGGTACCCACCTGCAAAAACGAGCAGGGTGAAGAAGCCCTAAAAAGTTCAAACAGAGAACTAACTTTGGACAAATTACCTGCATCAAGGAATGGGCAGCATATTCTTCCAGCCTGGCAGGTGTGTTGGAAACTATTGAAGCCTGGTCACGTGGGAGGATGCCCGCTTCGTACAACTCCCAGGAATCCTCCATAGGCTCCGAGAAGAGGATAGAGCTCGAGGCAGAGATGTTCCACCTGGGAACCACCCTATCTCCTTTAAGCTCGGATGGCTGGGCTGGCTATGCTCGTTCCCCCTTCAGATCGGCTCGCATATGCTCCCAGCAAGTAGAAAGACGCTCCAATCGATGGAATCGATCCCGATCATCTGGCTGGTCGGCTTTTTCTGCAGCGTCCCAAGCGATCCTGCTCAAGGTTTTGGTCCACTTATCTGGCCAGCAGGCACGTTGGACGGTGAAGACTTTGAGGATCTCGAAGGCTCTGTTGGCCTCTTCCCCTTCTCCTCATCCCCCTCTTTTTGCGAGGACCTTTTTCGCTTCTTGGATTTCTCACCGCTGTCGCGATCAGGCCTCTCAGCAAGCTCCTCCCCCCGATCTTCGCTCAGATCGTCCAGGTTTAGGTCGAGGTCGGGGGAGTTGTATCTGTGCAGGGGAAGAGGAGGGGTCTCCTCGCTGTCGACCTGGATAGGATGACGGTCGGTAGGGCTCGCAGCCTTAGGTGCGTGAGAGGGGGCCGATGCTGGTGTAACCGGAGAAGGGTCTGCAGGAGGAGCGACCTGCTTCCCcttcttcaatttattttcgGCCGCCTTCAGCCGCATAGCATTACGGGAGCTCATGATTAAACTACCTGCAAAGCAAAGGTGGGTGAGCGAATTCGAACAGAATAACAAGAAAGAATGTACTAAGATAGAGAGATCATCTAAAGACTCAACAATGTGGAGGGGCGCTGGAGATAGCCCAGACAGGTGCAAAACTTTCTCATTGAGAAGCTTCTTGGGGTCGTACTTAAAAGCGGTTACACTATTTATCTGGTCACCTTCTAGCCCCCCTCCACTTGTCTTGGGGACAGGTTTATACTTACTCTATTCCGTTTTAAAGGGCCAGGTACCCCGGGGAGGTCGAACAAAAATGTATCTATCTAACCAAGCCCCTATATTCGATTTTAAGGTATCCAGATATCTACAATCGGGTTTGGTAGAGAGATAGAAGAAACCTCTATCATCGGATCGCTTGGAAGTGGTGAAAGAATACAAActccaaaaattatcaaaactggGTTCTACatccaaatatttcattattacgATGAAAAGAATAATGTGAGAAATAGAGTTGGGGGAGAGCTGCATAGGGCATAACTCCAGTTTATTCAAAATTGCGGCTAGAGGAGGAGCTAGAGGAAACCTCAGCCCGGCATCAAAATGTTTGATTGAAAAAGCACAAAAATCAGAAGGAGGAATATGCATGCGATCAAAAGCCCTAGGAATGACAATCTCGTACTCTAGgggtatgaaatatttttccctaatctTTCGAATGGGGGTCCTAACACTGCTGACTACCCCCTCCTATGGATTCCTAGCAAGCCTATCTTGGAATCTTTCAAGGGTAGAAGGACCAGCTTGTTTATCACAAGGGTTCTTggatgttttgaattttttgttcctcTTAGGGGAGTAGAGAAAGAACCATGTGCAGACCCAAAAGGGGTCGCAGACGACCCAGAGCCAGAGCTCAAACCCGAATTCGAAGAAAAGCTAGAAGACATCGTACCTTAGAACAGGATAGCTCTGGAAGCTGCAGTTCGAACGCGAGCTGGGAGTTAGAAGTGCTGGTCCCTAAAAGCTTATATGTGGGGTAGAGATGAACGTTTGAATGatgggggtatttatagactCCACCCTCTAAGGGAGCACACCGCAGATGAATCCGTAGGATGATGACACGTGTACGCGCCTCAGGCGAGATCGACGGACGAGACCGACATACTTCTCCAAAAGTGACGCTTCACACTTTCGGATAAGTGCTGGAGTAATGATGGGTGATTAAGGAGAAATGCTAGGGAAATACCAAAAATGCCTTTCATTAAGGGCGTTTTAGTCATTTAAGCAAGGATCCGTGCCTTTTCCAACTGTCTGGTCGAATAGACCCGACCTGGATCCGTCTGCCTttgaagacccggacaattgTAGCCGTCCGATCATTGAACGCCGGCCAGTAGGATGAGACCACGTGGCTGGTTAACGCTACCCTGCTGTGCCCTATATATAGACCCGAAACGCCATAATTAAAGGTAATTATTCTGCATTTATTAAGATCGAACCTTGAGATCGCAcacttttctctcgatcaacctaacttgagcgtcggagggtcagtgtcggggacgtgcccgacgagcttacagttcttgtcttattctcagggaacccaaaatctgatctTGGAGGAGTTAGCTGTCTGTGACGAGTTCGTGACTCGGGATCGCTGAATTCGAGCAGGATCAATATTAATAGTGTACAGTGACCGTTCCaaattgtatttcatttaGGAATACATTTTCGAATTACCAATTTTGGGACACATTTTACAACAGAAATGGGAACGATTAGGTTGCTTTCGTTCCTAAATACAATATAGTATTACAAACTAcgttccaaatattttttgttactatTTTAGCCGGATTTTGAAACGGGTTTAGTCACTGTTTGTTTGGAACTTAACTTGGAATGGTTGAACCGTTCAAAAGttataacccaaaaaaacaaGTTCCACCTGACATCAACATTCAATATCCGTTTAAAGTGTTCCAAAGACCGTTCCAGTAAGGAACGGTCTTTGGAACTGGTGCCCTGGCCGTACCaaatttccctttttttttggtagtgaaaactaattattttcatttgagaTGGGCTTTTGGACGGACTTCCCATATTGTCCATCTCAAATTTTGATAACTTTTTTACGAATGTATAAATTTGCGATAGAAGAAAATGTTGTCACAAAAGTTGTTTGAATTTGCAACGGATTAGCATAGATTTCACAATAGaccattatttttgttgtgaaACAGGCTCAATTTAATCAACATCTTTGCAAAAACCATCTCAAATGGATCACATCCAACGCTAATTAGCAGTCCCAAATGTCGAACGGGGGTACTCTTTGTGGGACGACTTTTGCTACAAAGAGTGATGAACATCATCTTGCAAAGTGTTTTGAGATGTTCTAGTCGTCCCAAAATTTGTCAACTAGTTCTAAATACCGTGATGACGTCATTCGTTGCAAAGCAGTTGCAATAATTGTCCCAAATTATGACAGATATCTTATGTAGCAAAATACATTccaaaaaatagttttctctaaaataactagcaagtaaaattagggttaaatgcaatttatccccctgtgatacataaaatgagcaaatacttCCTTGtggaaaaagaattagcaaattatacctatgttttaaaaaataaagcaaattaccctctatcaatggtttagataggtgtaatttgctttattttctaaaacacagggggtaatttgctattttttttttcacagggGACTTTTTACTCATTTCTTATATCAcatgggggtaaattgcatttttcttaagtaaaattatcattgctaatttacattatttaatatattttaaatattttattgctaaattcattagcaagtaaatttttaaataatgtattataatgaaaattctATTTGCCAATTagctcaaaattgattctttttggtagttattgagccattttcttgtagtgagaTCACatgacaattattttttagtgatAAGTGCCTATCTAAATCTgtgaaaaaaactaaaattggtaCAAAAAAGGGTagaaccccccccccctccccccaatCCCAggggacaaaaaatgcttgGGCTTTTCATCCCACATAATAAGAGGATCTGTGGtcgaaaaattgattttttcaacATATTTAGTACCAAAAGCCATGCTTTGTCAAAAATATTGGCCAGATGTAGGacacataatttgacaatttagCTTCTGACGCAGTAAGGCTTGGGACTAAATATGTCGGAAAAAAACCAGATTAAGTGCTTGTGACATTGAATAACTAATATGTATTATGTGTTTGGAACATATTTTACGCCTTTGATTGAATTATGTCATCctaaaaatgcaattctgCCAATTACGTGCTAACTTCTTGTTTCCTGAtctggatatatatatatatatatatatatatattatggttTTGAAAACCTACTAGCtagcataattatatcatGGTAATGCATCGGTTGAAGTACTCACTTTAGGGTTTGCAttgattggttttaaattcaAAGGTACTAAAGCCTTagtgatgatatatatatatatatatatatggatatattaTGGTTTTGAAAACCTACTAGCtagcataattatatcatGGTAATGCATCGGTTGAAGTACTCACTTTAGGGTTTGCAttgattggttttaaattcaAAGGTACTAAAGCCTTAGTGAAAATTTTTTGTCCGGATTCGAATTAATCTTAATTCAAGTAATTATATGATCAAAAAGTACAAATAacacttgttatatgattattgTCACTCTTTGAATATACAATCAGCATAAACAATGtgactaattaattactagtttttttaactattaacCAATGTGTAGATTAATTGGAAAATAGTTTCTAAACATTAATCCTGATATTATGCTAATACCAATACAACCATGAACAAGAAACAAACACGAATTAATATTGCTACAGATAATTAAGGCCGTTAGggtttttaataatatacgAATCCAAATGTCTCTCCCGCAAGCACAATACTGTAATTTACACCATGAAATATACAATACTGAAATGATCATCAATGAGTTCCAGGGTACCTCATCTTATCAATAGCAAACTCCTCCAGGGTGGATCCCTGTAAGAGCCCTTCATTATTGTTCGATGCAGCTGCTGCAAGAAGCAAAGAATTCATCTCCCCCCAATCCATGCTTTCCCCACACCCAATCCCATTGAcaatatcatcataaaagaacTCCAGCCCTTGTAATTTCTGCTGATTCTCGTACACCCCATGGTCAGTCTCAGCTGCTAAGTTAAGGTTTCCTCCGTGCAATATAGTGTTCATATCGGTCCCATTGATCATGCCTGATTTCATAGTGTTCATATCGGTCCCATTGATCATGCCTGATTTCATAGTGTTCATATCGGTCCCATTGATCATACCAAAATCAGGCGCATTTGGCACTGACGGTGACCCATCCGAAGTTGTCTCGAGTAAAGGGACTTGATGAGTAGAAGTATTAGATATCATATCAACAGAATAATTGTAAGCTGCTGCAGGTTCAACGAGGGATTCATCAATGGCAGGATCCTGAAACCTGAGTTGCTCCAATTCCATATGATTGACATCGGAAAACCTTCCTCCAAGTTTGATCAACAGCTTTCTGATGGAAGCGTGGTTGTTCAACCGTGGCTCTTGGACTGAGTAAGGTATAGGTACTGGAAGCACAGGCGGCATTTGAGGCTCGTAGACAGCTGGGTGCTGGCAGATGACACTATCTGCAGGAACGGCGCATGAATGCTGCTTTCCCCTACCCCGCGCCTGTTTTTCCTTGCGCTGCTTTCCAAGAAGTTTCTTCTTCAGCCTGGTATTCCAGTAGTTCTTGATGTCGTTATCAGTCCTTCCGGGCAGCTGGGCTGCAATTATAGACCACCTGCGTGTGCAATGTCCAGGCGAAAAgttaatcattattttaacCTAGTTAACTACTGTATATTTACctaataatcaaatattaatattattaggTAAGATTT
This Sesamum indicum cultivar Zhongzhi No. 13 linkage group LG5, S_indicum_v1.0, whole genome shotgun sequence DNA region includes the following protein-coding sequences:
- the LOC105162220 gene encoding myb-related protein Myb4-like — protein: MGRAPCCDKANVKKGPWSPEEDAKLKSYIEEHGTGGNWIALPQKIGLKRCGKSCRLRWLNYLRPNIKHGGFSEEEDNIICSLYISIGSRWSIIAAQLPGRTDNDIKNYWNTRLKKKLLGKQRKEKQARGRGKQHSCAVPADSVICQHPAVYEPQMPPVLPVPIPYSVQEPRLNNHASIRKLLIKLGGRFSDVNHMELEQLRFQDPAIDESLVEPAAAYNYSVDMISNTSTHQVPLLETTSDGSPSVPNAPDFGMINGTDMNTMKSGMINGTDMNTMKSGMINGTDMNTILHGGNLNLAAETDHGVYENQQKLQGLEFFYDDIVNGIGCGESMDWGEMNSLLLAAAASNNNEGLLQGSTLEEFAIDKMRYPGTH